The Streptomyces sp. NBC_01244 genome contains a region encoding:
- a CDS encoding TetR/AcrR family transcriptional regulator — translation MTYSDAVEAAGGRRGGKRERLAAAAARVLHEQGMEKTTIADIARAADVPLGNVYYYFKTKDQLVEAAIDAHAQHLAGLIAALDALPTPQDRLKALVSGWVEQRELTARYGCPTGSLASELDKRDDGLDQTLATVMRVLLDWAERQFLALGRAEDARELAVALIASYQGISLLTNTLRDPEMMATEGRRLERWIDSLA, via the coding sequence GTGACTTACTCAGATGCTGTCGAAGCAGCCGGCGGCAGGCGCGGCGGCAAGCGCGAACGCCTCGCCGCGGCCGCGGCCCGGGTCCTGCACGAACAGGGCATGGAGAAGACGACGATCGCCGACATCGCGCGCGCGGCCGACGTCCCGCTCGGCAACGTCTACTACTACTTCAAGACCAAGGACCAGCTCGTCGAAGCGGCCATCGACGCCCACGCGCAGCACCTGGCCGGTCTGATCGCCGCCCTGGACGCGCTCCCCACCCCCCAGGACCGGCTGAAGGCCCTCGTCTCCGGCTGGGTCGAGCAGCGCGAGCTCACCGCCCGCTACGGCTGCCCCACCGGCTCGCTCGCCTCCGAGCTCGACAAGCGCGACGACGGCCTCGACCAGACTCTGGCCACGGTCATGCGGGTGCTGCTCGACTGGGCCGAGCGGCAGTTCCTCGCCCTGGGCCGCGCCGAGGACGCCCGTGAGCTCGCGGTCGCCCTGATCGCCTCGTACCAGGGCATCTCGCTGCTCACGAACACCCTCCGCGACCCGGAGATGATGGCCACGGAGGGCCGCCGCCTGGAGCGCTGGATCGACTCGCTCGCCTGA
- a CDS encoding phosphoribosylanthranilate isomerase — translation MTDVFVKICGLKTAHDVEVAVAAGADAVGFVFAPGSPRTVDAATARELVAGVPDGVLTVGVFRGQSVAEVRRFAEESGVRGVQLHGEEGPEDFAALRAEGRTLLRATALPVERCGEYGEDLLLLDAPDPGSGKPWNWGSAEFTAPAGRWLLAGGLTPANVGEAVAVTGAWGVDVSSGVESERGVKSPDLIRAFVTAARGS, via the coding sequence ATGACTGATGTGTTCGTCAAGATCTGCGGGCTCAAGACCGCGCACGACGTCGAGGTCGCCGTGGCCGCCGGAGCCGATGCCGTCGGCTTCGTGTTCGCGCCCGGCAGTCCGCGTACGGTCGACGCCGCCACCGCGCGGGAGCTGGTCGCCGGGGTGCCGGACGGGGTGCTGACCGTCGGGGTGTTCCGGGGGCAGTCCGTCGCCGAGGTGCGGCGGTTCGCCGAGGAGAGCGGCGTACGGGGCGTGCAGCTGCACGGCGAGGAGGGCCCGGAGGACTTCGCGGCGCTGCGCGCCGAGGGCCGCACCCTGCTGCGGGCCACGGCGCTGCCCGTGGAGCGCTGTGGGGAGTACGGGGAGGACCTGCTGCTCCTCGACGCCCCGGACCCCGGCTCCGGCAAGCCGTGGAACTGGGGCTCGGCGGAGTTCACCGCCCCGGCCGGCCGCTGGCTGCTGGCGGGCGGGCTGACCCCGGCCAACGTGGGCGAGGCCGTCGCGGTCACCGGCGCGTGGGGCGTGGACGTGTCCAGCGGCGTGGAGAGCGAGCGCGGGGTGAAGTCCCCGGACCTCATCCGCGCCTTCGTCACGGCGGCCCGGGGCTCTTAG
- a CDS encoding Uma2 family endonuclease, whose product MTERATPIERLSVLPTFEELLQTVAEMNTPDGFKAELIRGKIVVSPFSKLRYYRPMRALRKQIEAHAPEGHGADTAPFLFRFSASERAYGPDLFVADEAAFDGEGRHADGAALSLVAEFTSVSTRDADWNEKLDVYGLLVPVYLVVDMQDSEITCFWDPSPHGYRSRKTVSFGEPLHVPEPFDFDIDTTGF is encoded by the coding sequence ATGACCGAGCGGGCCACACCCATAGAGAGGCTGTCGGTGCTGCCGACATTCGAGGAGCTCCTGCAGACGGTTGCGGAGATGAACACGCCAGACGGCTTCAAGGCCGAGCTCATCCGGGGGAAGATCGTCGTGTCGCCGTTTTCCAAGCTGCGCTACTACCGGCCCATGCGTGCGCTCCGGAAGCAGATCGAGGCCCACGCCCCCGAAGGACATGGTGCGGACACAGCACCCTTCCTCTTCCGCTTCTCGGCCTCCGAGCGCGCCTATGGGCCAGACCTGTTCGTTGCGGATGAGGCGGCCTTCGACGGGGAGGGCCGACACGCGGACGGTGCGGCTCTGTCCCTAGTAGCGGAGTTCACCTCGGTGTCTACGAGAGACGCCGACTGGAACGAAAAGCTGGACGTGTACGGCCTGCTCGTCCCCGTCTACCTGGTCGTCGACATGCAGGACTCGGAGATCACCTGCTTCTGGGACCCCTCCCCGCACGGATACCGCTCCCGCAAGACGGTCTCCTTCGGTGAGCCCCTGCACGTCCCGGAGCCCTTCGACTTCGACATCGACACCACCGGCTTCTAG
- the groL gene encoding chaperonin GroEL (60 kDa chaperone family; promotes refolding of misfolded polypeptides especially under stressful conditions; forms two stacked rings of heptamers to form a barrel-shaped 14mer; ends can be capped by GroES; misfolded proteins enter the barrel where they are refolded when GroES binds) has translation MAKIIAFNEEARRGLERGMNQLADAVKVTLGPKGRNVVLEKKWGAPTITNDGVSIAKEIELEDPYEKIGAELVKEVAKKTDDVAGDGTTTATVLAQALVREGLRNVAAGANPMALKRGIEKAVEAVSAALLAQAKDVETKEQIASTASISAADTQIGELIAEAMDKVGKEGVITVEESQTFGLELELTEGMRFDKGYISAYFATDMERMESSLDDPYILIVNSKIGSVKDLLPLLEKVMQSGKPLLIIAEDVEGEALSTLVVNKIRGTFKSVAVKAPGFGDRRKAMLGDIAILTGGTVISEEVGLKLENAGLDLLGRARKVVITKDETTIVDGSGDSDQVQGRVNQIRAEIENSDSDYDREKLQERLAKLAGGVAVIKAGAATEVELKERKHRIEDAVRNAKAAVEEGIVAGGGVALLQASSVFDKLELTGDEATGANAVKLALEAPLKQIAVNGGLEGGVVVEKVRNLQIGWGLNAATGEYVDMIAEGIIDPAKVTRSALQNAASIAALFLTTEAVIADKPEKAGAAAGGGMPGGDMDF, from the coding sequence ATGGCCAAGATCATTGCGTTCAACGAGGAGGCCCGGCGCGGTCTCGAGCGAGGCATGAACCAGCTCGCCGACGCCGTCAAGGTCACCCTTGGCCCCAAGGGTCGCAACGTCGTCCTTGAGAAGAAGTGGGGCGCCCCCACGATCACCAACGATGGTGTCTCCATCGCCAAGGAGATCGAGCTCGAGGACCCGTACGAGAAGATCGGCGCCGAGCTGGTCAAGGAAGTCGCCAAGAAGACGGACGACGTCGCCGGCGACGGTACGACCACCGCCACCGTTCTCGCCCAGGCGCTCGTCCGCGAGGGCCTGCGCAACGTGGCCGCCGGTGCGAACCCGATGGCCCTCAAGCGCGGTATCGAGAAGGCCGTCGAGGCCGTCTCCGCCGCCCTGCTGGCGCAGGCCAAGGATGTCGAGACCAAGGAGCAGATCGCTTCGACGGCCTCCATCTCCGCCGCCGACACCCAGATCGGCGAGCTCATCGCCGAGGCCATGGACAAGGTCGGCAAGGAAGGCGTCATCACGGTCGAGGAGTCGCAGACCTTCGGCCTGGAGCTCGAGCTCACCGAGGGCATGCGCTTCGACAAGGGCTACATCTCGGCGTACTTCGCCACCGACATGGAGCGCATGGAGTCGTCCCTCGACGACCCGTACATCCTGATCGTCAACTCCAAGATCGGCTCGGTCAAGGACCTGCTGCCGCTCCTGGAGAAGGTCATGCAGTCCGGCAAGCCGCTGCTGATCATCGCCGAGGACGTCGAGGGCGAGGCGCTCTCCACCCTCGTCGTCAACAAGATCCGCGGCACCTTCAAGTCCGTCGCCGTCAAGGCCCCGGGCTTCGGCGACCGCCGCAAGGCCATGCTCGGCGACATCGCCATCCTCACGGGCGGCACGGTCATCTCCGAGGAGGTCGGCCTCAAGCTCGAGAACGCCGGTCTCGACCTGCTCGGCCGCGCCCGCAAGGTCGTCATCACCAAGGACGAGACGACCATCGTCGACGGCTCCGGTGACAGCGACCAGGTCCAGGGTCGCGTCAACCAGATCCGCGCCGAGATCGAGAACTCCGACTCGGACTACGACCGCGAGAAGCTGCAGGAGCGCCTGGCGAAGCTCGCCGGCGGTGTTGCGGTCATCAAGGCCGGCGCCGCGACCGAGGTCGAGCTCAAGGAGCGCAAGCACCGCATCGAGGACGCCGTTCGCAACGCGAAGGCGGCCGTCGAAGAGGGCATCGTCGCCGGTGGCGGCGTGGCCCTGCTGCAGGCCTCCTCGGTCTTCGACAAGCTCGAGCTCACCGGCGACGAGGCGACCGGCGCCAACGCCGTCAAGCTCGCGCTGGAGGCCCCGCTCAAGCAGATCGCCGTCAACGGTGGTCTCGAGGGTGGCGTCGTCGTGGAGAAGGTCCGCAACCTGCAGATCGGTTGGGGCCTGAACGCCGCGACCGGCGAGTACGTGGACATGATCGCCGAGGGCATCATCGACCCGGCGAAGGTCACCCGCTCTGCCCTGCAGAACGCGGCGTCCATCGCGGCTCTCTTCCTCACCACCGAGGCCGTCATCGCCGACAAGCCCGAGAAGGCCGGCGCCGCTGCCGGCGGCGGCATGCCGGGCGGCGACATGGACTTCTGA
- a CDS encoding cold-shock protein, translating into MAQGTVKWFNAEKGYGFIAVDGGADVFVHYSAIQMDGYRTLEEGQRVEFEISQGQKGPQADMVKLAAG; encoded by the coding sequence ATGGCTCAGGGCACCGTCAAGTGGTTCAACGCGGAGAAGGGCTACGGCTTCATCGCGGTCGACGGTGGTGCGGATGTGTTCGTCCACTACAGCGCCATCCAGATGGACGGGTACCGCACCCTTGAAGAGGGTCAGCGGGTCGAGTTCGAGATCTCGCAGGGCCAGAAGGGTCCGCAGGCGGACATGGTCAAGCTCGCCGCCGGCTAG
- a CDS encoding MoaD/ThiS family protein, translated as MSVNVRIPTILRTYTGGRAEVSAEGATLEEVIQSLETSHPGIAARVLDDQGKLRRFVNVYVNDDDVRFEGGLQTSTPDGAGISIIPAVAGGC; from the coding sequence ATGAGCGTCAACGTCCGCATCCCCACCATCCTGCGCACCTACACCGGCGGCCGGGCCGAGGTCTCCGCCGAGGGCGCGACCCTCGAAGAGGTCATCCAGTCCCTGGAGACCAGCCACCCCGGCATCGCCGCGCGCGTCTTGGACGACCAGGGCAAGCTGCGCCGGTTCGTCAACGTCTACGTGAACGACGACGACGTGCGCTTCGAGGGCGGGCTGCAGACGTCCACTCCGGACGGCGCCGGTATCTCGATCATTCCGGCCGTCGCGGGCGGCTGCTGA
- the thrC gene encoding threonine synthase: MAAQSVATSAETVENASGASVDLGPATGLSCRECGTRFELGPIFACAECFGPLEVAYDLPLGDPEALRAAIEAGPNNIWRYAPLLPVPADVASKPSLNPGFTKLVDAANLAKELGVTGKLYVKDDSGNPTHSFKDRVVAIAVEAARAFGFTTLSCSSTGNLAGAVGAAAARAGFRSCVFIPHDLEQGKVVMAGVYGGDLVGIEGNYDDVNRFCSELIGDPLGEGWGFVNVNLRPYYGEGSKTLAYEICEQLGWQLPDQIVIPIASGSQLTKIDKGLQELIKLGLVEDKPYKIFGAQAEGCSPVSTAFKAGHEVVRPQKPNTIAKSLAIGNPADGPYVLDIARRTGGFVEDVNDEQVVEAIKLLAQTEGIFAETAGGVTVGVTKKLIENGQLDPALTTVVLNTGDGLKTLEAVAEGGGQTATIRPSLDAFRAANLA; the protein is encoded by the coding sequence ATGGCTGCACAATCTGTCGCAACCTCTGCCGAAACCGTTGAAAACGCTTCTGGCGCCTCTGTTGATCTCGGTCCCGCCACCGGCCTCTCCTGTCGTGAGTGCGGTACCCGCTTCGAGCTCGGCCCGATCTTCGCCTGCGCCGAGTGCTTCGGACCGCTCGAAGTCGCCTACGACCTGCCGCTGGGCGACCCGGAAGCCCTGCGCGCCGCCATCGAGGCCGGCCCGAACAACATCTGGCGCTACGCGCCGCTGCTGCCCGTCCCGGCGGACGTGGCCTCCAAGCCGAGCCTGAACCCGGGCTTCACCAAGCTCGTGGACGCGGCCAACCTGGCCAAGGAGCTCGGCGTCACCGGCAAGCTCTACGTCAAGGACGACTCCGGCAACCCGACGCACTCCTTCAAGGACCGCGTCGTGGCCATCGCCGTCGAGGCCGCCCGCGCCTTCGGCTTCACCACCCTCTCCTGCTCCTCCACCGGCAACCTGGCCGGCGCCGTCGGCGCCGCCGCCGCCCGCGCCGGCTTCCGCTCCTGCGTGTTCATCCCGCACGACCTGGAGCAGGGCAAGGTCGTCATGGCCGGTGTCTACGGTGGCGACCTCGTCGGCATCGAGGGCAACTACGACGACGTCAACCGCTTCTGCTCCGAGCTCATCGGCGACCCGCTGGGCGAGGGCTGGGGCTTCGTCAACGTCAACCTGCGCCCGTACTACGGCGAGGGTTCCAAGACCCTGGCGTACGAGATCTGCGAGCAGCTCGGCTGGCAGCTGCCCGACCAGATCGTCATCCCGATCGCGTCCGGCTCGCAGCTCACGAAGATCGACAAGGGCCTGCAGGAGCTGATCAAGCTCGGCCTCGTCGAGGACAAGCCGTACAAGATCTTCGGCGCCCAGGCCGAGGGCTGCTCGCCCGTCTCGACCGCCTTCAAGGCCGGTCACGAGGTGGTCCGCCCGCAGAAGCCGAACACCATCGCCAAGTCGCTGGCCATCGGCAACCCTGCGGACGGCCCGTACGTCCTGGACATCGCGCGCCGGACCGGCGGCTTCGTCGAGGACGTCAACGACGAGCAGGTCGTCGAGGCCATCAAGCTCCTCGCCCAGACCGAGGGCATCTTCGCCGAGACCGCGGGCGGCGTGACCGTCGGCGTGACGAAGAAGCTCATCGAGAACGGGCAGCTCGACCCCGCGCTGACCACCGTGGTCCTGAACACCGGTGACGGCCTCAAGACCCTGGAGGCGGTGGCCGAAGGTGGTGGCCAGACCGCCACCATCCGCCCCAGCCTGGACGCGTTCCGCGCCGCCAACCTGGCCTGA
- a CDS encoding glucosyl-3-phosphoglycerate synthase yields MLEEVERWLADRSWSAADRPLGQLLSAKRAAGTTVSVVLPALNEEATVGEIVEVIRRDLIEGLPVPLVDELVVIDSGSTDRTAEVAAKAGARVVHRDEVLRRIPALPGKGEVLWRSLLATSGDIVCFVDADLRDFSATFVSGIVGPLLTDPDVRFVKAMYDRPLGQEFGDPYAPASAKAHGQGGRVTELVARPLLNLHWPQLAGFVQPLGGEYAVRRELLERLPFPVGYGVELGLLVDALHAAGLDALAQVDVGVRLHRHQDGQALGRMAAAIYRTAQVRLSRGHLVRPELTQFERGPEGFVPHTYAVDTEERPPMIDIEEYARRRVA; encoded by the coding sequence GTGCTGGAAGAGGTGGAGCGCTGGCTGGCAGACCGCTCCTGGTCAGCCGCCGACCGACCGCTCGGCCAGCTGCTTTCGGCCAAGCGGGCAGCGGGCACCACGGTGAGCGTGGTGCTGCCGGCGCTGAACGAGGAGGCGACGGTCGGCGAGATCGTCGAAGTCATCCGGCGCGATCTGATCGAGGGCCTGCCGGTGCCCCTGGTGGACGAGCTCGTCGTGATCGACTCGGGCTCCACGGACCGCACCGCGGAGGTCGCGGCCAAGGCCGGGGCCCGGGTGGTGCACCGCGACGAGGTCCTGCGGCGGATCCCGGCGCTGCCCGGCAAGGGCGAGGTGCTGTGGCGCTCGCTGCTCGCCACCAGCGGCGACATCGTCTGCTTCGTGGACGCCGACCTGCGCGATTTCTCGGCGACCTTCGTCTCGGGGATCGTCGGCCCGCTGCTGACCGATCCGGACGTGCGGTTCGTCAAGGCCATGTACGACCGGCCCCTCGGCCAGGAGTTCGGCGACCCGTACGCCCCGGCCTCCGCCAAGGCCCACGGCCAGGGCGGCCGGGTCACGGAGCTGGTGGCCCGTCCCCTGCTCAACCTGCACTGGCCGCAGCTGGCCGGCTTCGTCCAGCCGCTGGGCGGTGAGTACGCCGTACGCCGCGAGCTGCTGGAGCGGCTGCCGTTCCCCGTGGGGTACGGCGTCGAGCTGGGCCTGCTGGTGGACGCGCTGCACGCGGCCGGGCTGGACGCCCTGGCCCAGGTCGACGTGGGCGTACGGCTGCACCGCCACCAGGACGGCCAGGCGCTGGGGCGGATGGCCGCGGCGATCTACCGCACGGCGCAGGTCAGGCTCTCGCGCGGGCACCTCGTACGCCCGGAGCTGACGCAGTTCGAGCGGGGCCCGGAGGGGTTCGTACCGCACACTTACGCCGTGGACACCGAGGAGCGGCCGCCGATGATCGACATCGAGGAGTACGCGCGCCGCCGCGTGGCGTAA
- a CDS encoding alpha,alpha-trehalose-phosphate synthase (UDP-forming) has protein sequence MASQVLVAANRGPLSYALATDGTLSARRGGGGLVSGLSAALAQQPEALWICAALSDADREAVRRGVAEPGVRMLPIDPEVYDGAYNGIANSVLWFLHHHLYEIPREPVFDAEFRRQWGSYVTYNEAFAAALAEEAAEGAAVLIQDYHLALAPGMLRELRPDLRIGHFTHTPWASREFLEMLPADIRSQLVWGMLGADRLGFHTWGWADNFIAGAKLDDATGIADPFFPRDGQAGVWHRKLLADRGTYGEKRFAAVTPYPLGVDGDELRALAHRPEVDDKLAALRAEVGGLKTIVRVDRTELSKNILRGLLAYRELLVTHPEWRERVVHLASAYPSRQDLTVYRQYTESVRELAASINAEFGTAGWQPVLVSVEDDFARSLAAYRLADVALVNPVRDGMNLVAKEIPVVSEAGCALVLSTGAGAYEELGADALTVNPYDVTATAEALHAALSMPAAERADRTKRLAAASTALPPAQWLTSQLDALRT, from the coding sequence ATGGCTTCCCAGGTGCTCGTCGCCGCGAATCGCGGCCCCCTCTCGTACGCCCTCGCCACGGACGGCACGCTCAGTGCCCGCCGTGGCGGGGGCGGCCTCGTTTCCGGCCTCTCCGCCGCCCTCGCGCAGCAGCCGGAGGCGCTGTGGATCTGCGCGGCCCTGTCCGACGCGGACCGGGAGGCGGTACGGCGGGGAGTCGCCGAGCCAGGCGTACGGATGCTGCCGATCGACCCGGAGGTCTACGACGGGGCGTACAACGGCATCGCGAACTCGGTGCTGTGGTTCCTCCACCACCACCTGTACGAGATCCCGCGCGAGCCGGTCTTCGACGCGGAGTTCCGGCGGCAGTGGGGCTCGTACGTCACCTACAACGAGGCCTTCGCGGCGGCGCTGGCGGAGGAGGCGGCCGAGGGGGCGGCGGTCCTGATCCAGGACTACCACCTGGCCCTGGCCCCCGGAATGCTCCGGGAGCTCCGCCCCGACCTGCGGATCGGGCACTTCACACACACGCCGTGGGCCTCGCGGGAGTTCCTGGAGATGCTCCCGGCGGACATCCGGAGCCAGTTGGTGTGGGGGATGCTCGGGGCGGACCGGCTGGGCTTCCACACATGGGGGTGGGCCGACAACTTCATCGCCGGCGCGAAGCTCGATGACGCGACCGGCATCGCGGACCCCTTCTTCCCCCGGGACGGACAGGCCGGGGTGTGGCACCGCAAGCTGCTCGCGGACCGCGGGACGTACGGGGAGAAGCGGTTCGCCGCGGTGACCCCCTACCCCCTCGGCGTGGACGGGGACGAGCTGCGCGCGCTCGCGCACCGGCCGGAGGTGGACGACAAGCTGGCGGCGCTGCGGGCGGAGGTCGGCGGGCTGAAGACGATCGTCCGGGTGGACCGCACGGAGCTGTCGAAGAACATCCTGCGGGGGCTGCTGGCGTACCGGGAGCTGCTGGTCACGCACCCCGAGTGGCGGGAGCGGGTGGTCCACCTGGCCTCCGCGTACCCCTCCCGGCAGGACCTGACCGTCTACCGGCAGTACACCGAGTCGGTGCGGGAGCTGGCGGCCTCGATCAACGCGGAGTTCGGCACGGCCGGCTGGCAGCCGGTACTGGTCTCCGTCGAAGACGACTTCGCGCGGTCGCTGGCGGCGTACCGGCTGGCGGACGTGGCGCTGGTCAATCCCGTGCGGGACGGCATGAACCTCGTCGCGAAGGAGATCCCGGTGGTGTCGGAGGCGGGGTGCGCGCTGGTGCTGTCCACCGGGGCGGGGGCGTACGAGGAGCTCGGGGCGGATGCGCTGACGGTGAACCCGTACGACGTGACGGCGACGGCGGAGGCGTTGCACGCCGCCCTGTCCATGCCGGCGGCGGAGCGCGCGGACCGTACGAAACGCCTGGCCGCGGCGTCCACGGCCCTCCCGCCGGCCCAGTGGCTCACGTCCCAACTGGACGCCCTGCGCACCTGA
- the otsB gene encoding trehalose-phosphatase, with product MGSHPHDLPMPVTTAGREGLEALLRAPRRSVVALDFDGTLADIVPDPDQARAHPGAVPALAALAPEVGSIAVVTGRPAGVAVRYGGFAGVPGLEHLVVLGHYGAERWDAVSGIVHAPAEHPGVAAVRAELPGFLDAIGAWRGTWIEEKGQALAVHTRRAADPEAAFAALREPLAGLAARHGLMVEPGRAVLELRPPGMDKGVALTEYLAEVGAQAVLYAGDDLGDLAAYSAVEKLRAGGMPGLLLCSGSAEVPELASRADLTLSGPSEVVAFLAALAGAVRA from the coding sequence ATGGGGAGCCATCCGCACGATCTGCCGATGCCCGTCACCACCGCCGGACGCGAGGGACTCGAAGCCCTCCTCCGCGCACCGCGCCGCTCCGTCGTCGCCCTCGACTTCGACGGCACCCTCGCCGACATCGTCCCCGACCCCGACCAGGCACGCGCCCACCCCGGAGCCGTCCCCGCGCTCGCCGCCCTCGCCCCCGAGGTCGGCTCCATCGCGGTCGTCACCGGCCGGCCGGCCGGGGTCGCCGTCCGCTACGGGGGCTTCGCCGGGGTCCCGGGACTCGAACACCTGGTGGTGCTCGGGCACTACGGGGCCGAGCGATGGGATGCCGTGAGCGGCATCGTGCACGCTCCGGCCGAGCATCCGGGGGTGGCGGCGGTCCGGGCGGAGCTGCCCGGGTTCCTGGACGCGATCGGCGCGTGGCGCGGGACCTGGATCGAGGAGAAGGGCCAGGCGCTGGCCGTCCACACCCGCCGCGCGGCCGACCCGGAAGCGGCCTTCGCGGCCCTGCGCGAGCCCCTGGCGGGGCTGGCGGCCCGGCACGGCCTGATGGTCGAACCGGGCCGGGCCGTACTGGAGCTGCGGCCGCCGGGGATGGACAAGGGCGTCGCCCTCACGGAGTACCTCGCGGAGGTGGGGGCGCAGGCCGTGCTCTACGCCGGGGACGACTTGGGGGACCTCGCGGCGTACTCGGCGGTGGAGAAGCTGCGGGCGGGGGGCATGCCGGGGCTGCTGCTGTGCAGTGGCTCCGCGGAGGTTCCGGAACTCGCCTCCCGAGCGGACCTGACGCTGTCCGGTCCGTCGGAGGTCGTCGCCTTCCTGGCGGCGTTGGCCGGGGCCGTGCGTGCCTAG
- a CDS encoding DUF3263 domain-containing protein, producing the protein MTDADERPPAALSADEAAVLAYEGRTWPGPGAKERAIREGLGMPPVRYYQLLNALMDDPRALRHAPGTVNRLRRIREAQRARR; encoded by the coding sequence ATGACGGACGCGGACGAGAGGCCGCCTGCCGCGCTGAGCGCCGACGAGGCGGCCGTACTGGCCTACGAAGGGCGCACCTGGCCCGGGCCGGGCGCCAAGGAGCGGGCCATAAGGGAAGGACTGGGGATGCCCCCGGTCCGGTACTACCAGCTGCTCAACGCGCTGATGGACGATCCCAGGGCGCTCCGGCACGCGCCGGGCACCGTGAACCGCCTGCGGCGCATCCGCGAGGCCCAGCGGGCGAGGCGGTAG
- a CDS encoding extracellular solute-binding protein, with protein sequence MKARTVQARKLNLAASGLALCLTTVTLTGCGAVSGVTGNNEVTLKVVAADYGDKPENSSKPYWKDLAASFEKRNPGIKVQVDVYSWSEVDAKVAEMVKAGDAPDIAQIGAYADYAAEGKLYSADELLSVNTQADFLEPLAEAGKVRRVQYGMPFVASTRLMFYNEKLFADAGVIPKDGKTPWQPKSWAELESAAKKLKADGVPTPFALPLGREEAQAETMQWLLAGGGGYADNEDAYAIDSPANVKTLEFLRDKLVGAGLTGPVEPAKLDRQAAFDSFARGEVGMLNGHPTLLKQAAAKGVRYGMTPMPTSDGVPHPTMGVADWVMAFKTGHQMQSGKFLDFLYEANNVTAFTEKYDLLPVTTSGSRAMDASTGASSAELKTFLHALPNARLYPVGKKSWSAVSEDVKKNIGKAVQPGGQPEKTLADLTEMARKADSR encoded by the coding sequence TTGAAGGCGCGAACTGTCCAGGCCAGAAAGCTGAACCTCGCCGCGTCCGGCCTCGCACTGTGCCTGACCACCGTGACGCTGACCGGTTGCGGCGCCGTGTCGGGCGTCACCGGGAACAACGAGGTCACCCTGAAGGTCGTGGCGGCCGACTACGGGGACAAACCGGAAAACTCTTCCAAGCCCTACTGGAAGGACCTCGCCGCTTCCTTCGAGAAGCGCAACCCCGGCATCAAGGTCCAGGTCGACGTCTATTCCTGGTCCGAGGTCGACGCCAAGGTCGCCGAGATGGTCAAGGCCGGCGACGCCCCCGACATCGCCCAGATCGGCGCCTACGCCGACTACGCGGCCGAGGGCAAGCTGTACTCCGCCGACGAGCTGCTCTCCGTGAACACCCAGGCCGACTTCCTCGAACCGCTCGCCGAGGCCGGCAAGGTCCGGCGCGTCCAGTACGGCATGCCCTTCGTGGCCAGCACCCGGCTGATGTTCTACAACGAGAAGCTGTTCGCCGACGCCGGAGTCATCCCCAAGGACGGCAAGACCCCCTGGCAGCCCAAGAGCTGGGCCGAGCTGGAATCCGCCGCCAAGAAGCTCAAGGCGGACGGAGTCCCGACGCCCTTCGCGCTGCCCCTGGGCCGCGAGGAGGCGCAGGCCGAGACCATGCAGTGGCTCCTCGCGGGCGGCGGAGGCTACGCCGACAACGAGGACGCGTACGCGATCGACTCCCCGGCCAACGTCAAGACCCTGGAGTTCCTGCGCGACAAGCTGGTCGGCGCGGGCCTGACCGGCCCCGTCGAACCGGCCAAGCTGGACCGCCAGGCCGCCTTCGACTCCTTCGCGCGCGGCGAGGTCGGCATGCTCAACGGGCACCCGACCCTGCTCAAGCAGGCCGCCGCCAAGGGCGTGCGGTACGGCATGACGCCCATGCCGACCTCCGACGGGGTGCCCCACCCGACGATGGGCGTCGCCGACTGGGTGATGGCCTTCAAGACCGGCCACCAGATGCAGTCCGGGAAGTTCCTGGACTTCCTGTACGAGGCGAACAACGTGACGGCCTTCACCGAGAAGTACGACCTGCTCCCGGTCACCACCAGCGGCTCCCGGGCCATGGACGCCTCTACGGGCGCCTCCTCGGCGGAGCTGAAGACCTTCCTGCACGCACTGCCCAACGCGCGGCTGTACCCGGTGGGCAAGAAGTCCTGGTCGGCCGTGAGCGAGGACGTCAAGAAGAACATCGGCAAGGCCGTACAGCCGGGGGGACAGCCCGAGAAGACCCTCGCGGATCTCACGGAGATGGCGCGCAAGGCGGACTCCCGCTGA